A window of the Saccharomyces eubayanus strain FM1318 chromosome II, whole genome shotgun sequence genome harbors these coding sequences:
- the NSI1 gene encoding Nsi1p — translation MDSASSSVVKKFQNDKDPKESVEEAVLKYVGVDIKDHGKKSKKRSKKHDKKKKHGSKKSHSDKDIEMDWFLKTSEANNSRKLDDIEPDSVAMAAIAAAYNSTVKEKHKKNRHKDGSGSKSEKKKHHKSKKFKERTAKIKMVLDPELRTLDDALTTPAFSPDDLIAETAFDKYVDAEKAYSVRNSSKPTHVDENSQENNANNALVKNYAELERISSNGSYIKRTAKIPEKDVKLEEPQPTSDEEKEGTVLLRSDVVKASAMDGAITKSIGRKFSPSEEDALDQFIEKYMQIRNLDRQQMCERIWSTDGVIRDGFWANISKVLSYRTRSSIYKHIRRKYHIFEQRGKWTPEEDQELARLCLEKEGHWTEVGNLLGRMPEDCRDRWRNYMKCGSKRGSKRWSKEEEELLTTVVNEMIEEAHNYQRMKETEAANNEDGYNQMYTRGPKGKKVSDNPTFKDMINWTVVSERMSGTRSRIQCRYKWNKLVTDEAYKSMLSIPSSERKWLLEQLKQFAETSYSNINWDSLAASKPDSLRTGLELRLCYEQMRERIEGYKERPMADIINILLEQMNQKK, via the coding sequence ATGGATAGTGCGTCAAGCTCAGTCgtaaaaaaattccagAATGATAAAGATCCCAAGGAATCAGTAGAAGAGGCGGTACTGAAGTATGTTGGTGTTGACATAAAGGATCATGGCAAAAAGAGTAAGAAGAGGTCGAAGAAACAtgataagaagaagaagcacgGTTCGAAGAAGTCTCATAGCGATAAGGATATTGAAATGGATTGGTTTTTGAAGACGTCTGAGGCAAATAATTCACGCAAATTGGATGACATTGAACCGGATTCTGTTGCTATGGCTGCCATTGCTGCTGCATACAACAGTACAGTCAAAGAGAAGCACAAGAAAAATCGCCACAAAGACGGTTCTGGTAGCAAAtcagagaagaagaagcaccacaaatcaaaaaaattcaaagagagAACAGCAAAGATAAAAATGGTTCTCGATCCAGAGTTAAGAACACTAGATGATGCTCTGACAACACCTGCATTTTCACCCGATGATCTCATTGCTGAAACAGCTTTCGATAAGTATGTAGATGCGGAGAAGGCATACTCGGTAAGAAATTCGAGTAAACCAACACACGTTGACGAGAATTcacaagaaaacaatgcTAATAATGCTCTTGTCAAGAACTACGCCGAGTTAGAGAGAATTTCAAGTAATGGCAGCTACATCAAGCGAACAGCAAAAATACCGGAGAAAGATGTTAAATTAGAAGAGCCGCAACCAACATCAGATGAGGAGAAAGAGGGTACTGTGTTACTACGATCTGACGTTGTTAAAGCGTCTGCTATGGATGGTGCTATTACAAAATCCATAGGCAGGAAATTTAGTCCTAGTGAGGAAGATGCTTTGGAccaattcattgaaaaatacatgCAAATAAGAAACCTAGATAGACAGCAAATGTGTGAGAGAATTTGGTCTACTGATGGAGTTATTAGAGATGGATTTTGGGCGAATATCAGCAAAGTTCTGTCTTATAGGACTAGATCTTCGATTTATAAACatataagaagaaaatatcacaTTTTCGAACAGCGTGGGAAATGGACACCAGAGGAAGATCAAGAACTGGCGAGATTATgtttagaaaaagaaggccACTGGACTGAGGTAGGAAATCTTTTAGGTAGAATGCCTGAAGATTGTAGAGACCGTTGGAGAAACTACATGAAATGTGGCTCCAAAAGAGGATCTAAAAGATGGtcaaaggaagaagaagagttaCTGACGACAGTAGTAAACGAAATGATCGAAGAAGCACACAATTATCAAAGGATGAAAGAAACTGAGGCAGCTAACAACGAAGATGGATACAACCAAATGTATACCAGAGGTCCAAAGGGGAAGAAGGTCAGTGATAATCCTACTTTCAAAGATATGATTAACTGGACTGTAGTTAGTGAACGAATGAGTGGAACAAGATCCCGTATACAATGTCGCTACAAATGGAACAAACTAGTGACTGATGAAGCCTATAAGAGCATGTTGAGCATTCCCTCTTCCGAAAGGAAATGGTTGTTAGAACAACTGAAGCAGTTCGCCGAAACATCATACTCAAATATAAATTGGGACAGTTTAGCCGCTTCTAAACCTGATTCCTTAAGGACTGGTCTTGAACTTAGATTATGTTACGAGCAGATGAGAGAAAGGATTGAAGGGTACAAAGAAAGACCCATGGCCGATATAATTAATATACTACTAGAACAgatgaatcaaaaaaagtaa
- the RPS11A gene encoding 40S ribosomal protein uS17 gives MSTELTVQSERAFQKQPHIFNNPKVKTSKRTKRWYKNAGLGFKTPKTAIEGSYIDKKCPFTGLVSIRGKILTGTVVSTKMHRTIVIRRAYLHYIPKYNRYEKRHKNVPVHVSPAFRVQVGDIVTVGQCRPISKTVRFNVVKVSAATGKANKQFAKF, from the exons ATGTCCACTGAATTAACTGTTCAATCTGAAAGAGCTTTCCAAAAG cAACCACACATCTTCAACAACCCAAAGGTTAAGACCTCTAAGAGAACCAAGAGATGGTATAAGAACGCTGGTTTGGGTTTCAAGACCCCAAAGACCGCTATTGAAGGTTCTTACATTGACAAGAAATGTCCATTCACTGGTTTAGTTTCTATCCGTGGTAAGATCTTGACCGGTACCGTTGTCTCCACCAAGATGCACCGTACTATTGTCATCAGAAGAGCTTACTTGCACTACATTCCAAAGTACAACAGATACGAAAAGAGACACAAGAACGTCCCAGTTCACGTTTCCCCAGCTTTCCGTGTCCAAGTCGGTGACATTGTTACCGTCGGTCAATGTAGACCAATCTCCAAGACTGTTAGATTCAACGTCGTCAAGGTCTCTGCTGCTACTGGTAAGGCTAACAAACAATTTGCTAAGTTTTAA